In Sparus aurata chromosome 24, fSpaAur1.1, whole genome shotgun sequence, the genomic stretch TCCTCTCTTCAACTGTCCTCAGACGGGTGTGTGATGTTTGCTTTAATAAACTTTTCTGCATCGCAGGGATCAGTGAACGAGTGCCTGGTGCTGTCCAGGGTGACGGTCAGCCTCGCCGGGTTAAACATGCTGTAGGAGACTCCCGCGTTGCGCAGCTCAGCCTTCACTTGGTCGAACGATGCTCGGAGCCTGCCGACCTCAGGGCTCATGTCAGGGAAGGTGTGCACGGGAGAGCCATTGTAGATCAAACAGCCTTTATTTCTGGATAGTTTCAAgatcttttcttttgcagcCTCACAATAAGCGCCCGTGGCCTCTCTCCATTCTGTGGTTTCGGGGCGAGGCTCCTGTGTGCCCGGTCAATAACTAACGGTGCATCAAAGTTGTCCTCCCCCAGCACGGTGGACAAAAACTCCGCGGCATCTTTTGCTCCACGGCTCGGGTTCTCCGCTTCACTGCCCTCTGTGACTCTGACGATATGGAGGTTTTTCTAGGGACTCCATCTTCTGCAGGATCTCCTGCCGGAGCATGCCGACGTGCGCCCTGACTTCTTCACGGAAAGAGGAGATGTCGTTTCTTATCTCTCGGTGCATGCTTTCTATCTGTGCTTTAATGTCAGTCGTTATCGCCTCTCGGTACGACTGTAGCTCGCTTCTCAGGGTCTTCACTGAAATAGGTGAATGTTGCTTATCGTCCGCCATCTTTTGTTCTTTCTCGGCCACAGTCGGTGGCGTTAAGAGTTTTTGCATGTATCTTGGGCTATTCTCTCTTCTCATGACAAGGCGTGCAGTCTTACCGGATCAGTCCTAAAACGCCTCCCAAATTTCCCGTCTTAAGATGGTCTTGGAAACTATTTTATAGAAAAGTTTGACGGAGCTGGCTCTACCTGCTACCTACTCCATACGGCCGGAAGCGGAAATCCCCAAAAATagatttaatgttaatgttttgataACCCTCTGCAGTCAGTGTGGAGTGTGAAGTAGTTTGGATGAGCGGTTCATCAAGCAGCAAACCAGAGGCCAAGAAATCAGACAGGTACATTTTGAACAGACACTAAACTAGTCTGAAGAAAGAGGTGTAACTCTagtgtttgtgccaaaactCTTCTGGTCACTAatcttcatctcttcttctcctcatcttcctctcttcacttGTAACTATTGGCTTCAAgctatgctgccttttctccgtaactgaactgaacaacagGAGGTGGAGTAAACGAAGCCGACCTCCCGACACTGAACCATCTACAATCCAGATACAGAGTctcacactgactgtctgtggctgcagcaggactcttcatacctgagagtgtccagtctccagcctggatcctccagtcgagcagacagctgctttattcctgagtctcctggatgattgtagctcaggtccagctctctcagatgggaggggttggagtccagagctgaggccagagaagtacagccttcctctgtgatcagacagcctgacagcctgcagacacacaaaataacactATCTGAACCAAACCTCATGACAATCCATATAATGGTTGTTGAGATTAGTACATCGGGACCAAAGAGCAGAATAGACTGACTGACCCACATATCTTTTTACCCCGTCTGGTTTAGACCAGGTCCAATTGTAcagttaaatgaaaaaatgaaataaaataatgaatcctgacctgagagtttcaagggcacagtgtggactcttcagttcagcagaaagtcgcttcactcctgaatcctgcaggttgttgttactcaggtccagctctctcagatgggaggggttggagtccagagctgaggccagagaagtacagccttcctctgtgatcagacagcctgacagcctgcagacacacaaaacaacactatctgaaccaaacctcatgacaatccatccagtGGTTGTTGAGAttagtatatatatacacatataaacacacacacagacttgttACATgaaatgaatcctgacctgagagtttcaaggacacagtgtggactcctCAGTTCAACAGAAAGTCGCTTCACTCccgaatcctgcaggttgttgttactcaggtccagctctctcagactagaggactgggagctgagaactgaggacagagcttcacagcttctctctgataggttacagccactcagtctgaacaggaaataataaataagaacatggtaaaatgttgagttttagtgAGACAGTATCAGTGTTTCAAACACTCCAAACTATTTTCAGTGTCATTTCCACATCTCCTTATATTGTCTTGAATACACCAGCCATTTCAAAAAGGTACCATACTGAATAATTACTGCGTTTGCCacaaacatatatatgtgtCAAATACATCAtgaatgagatcaaataaatgcagtttccacagagagacagagtggtcaggtcactcagtgtctcctgaaGCTGTGAGTTTTGTGAATGTCACATGAACTATGCTGGAATGTGGTTCAATGCCTCTTAGTGTCTAAATACTTTTGGTGTATGATCTCTGTAAGTCTTACAAGCAAGAAGGTGTTTTAGATGTGAATCAGTGAAATGATGAACTCAATCAGCATGTGTGTCTAAGTGTAACGCTATCCATCGACTGATACACAGATGGAACATGTCACTTCACAGGGTTTCTTGGCCTGCTGCTTTTTGatgttgtaaataaaacattgagCCTAAATTATATTTCTCCCCAACATTGTCAGAGTCCACAGGAAGGACCCACTGGAGTAGGACTGTCTCTGTGAACCAGACCCCCTGATTTACAAATTAAGCAGTGGATAGCAACAAGCTCCCCATGTGGCTCAAACATGTGCTGCAGATAGAAATCTTAAATTAAGGAAAGGAAAGTCTACTAATTTATTTGGTGATCCAAATAAAATCCTCTGGGAATGACTGGTATATAATCTCTTGctccactgctgttcagttctAGACATGTTGTAAACATGACAATAAATCATGACTAAATCGAGAATAAACATCCAGGTATCAAAGTCATATGATATCAAGCATAAATGAGGTTCTTCATCCTCATTGTTCATGTTGTACAGGGGATGAATtaatgaaaattacattgaaagaaaacaagtttgACAGCAAAAAAATCTGCAATTGAAAAATGTGTAGAAATATATGAATGATTTCATAACGAACAGTCATCTGACCTCAAACTTTCCAGATTGcagtgtggactctccagtccaggtAACAGCAGCTtaactcctgaatcctgcaggttgttgctactcaggtccagctctctccgactagaggactgggagctgagaactgaggacagagcttcacagcttttcTCTGAGAGGCCACATCCACTCAgcctggataaagaataatgagcagaacaagaaaatcatatttctatttgggtcaataacagcacatttactgcatcctgaagaaacttctccacacttacagaactttgttggaggctttgaacactggcagcagcctcagaagagcctcctctgaagcagagtatttcttcaggtcaaacacatccagatcttttcctgatgacagtaagatgaagaccagagctgaccactgagcaggagacagatagtctgtggagagacttcctgaactcaggtactgttggatctcctccactagagaacgatcgttcagttcattcagacagtggaacagattgatgcttctctctgcagacagattctcactgaactTCTTCTTGATGTACTTGACtgttttctggttgttttttgagctacttcctgtctgtgtctgcagacctcggaggagagtctgattggtctgcagtgaaagacccaggaggaagcggaggaacaagtccaggtgtccatttggactctgtaaggcctggtccacagcactctggtagagacatgtctctgcagattgatggtcagctgtttcttcttctgccagcagattgactccagaggtgatgaacgtcagatggacatgaagagcagccagaaactcctgaacactcaggtggatgaagcagaacaccttgtcctggtacagtccactttcctctttaaagatctgtgtgaacactcctgagtacactgaggctgctctgatatcgatgccacactctgtcaggtctgattcatagaagatcaggtttcctttctgcagctgatcaaaagccagttttccaagagactcaatcatcttcctgctctctggagtccagtgtggatctgtctcagctcctcggTCATACTTGACATTCTTCAGtttggcctgaaccaccaggaagtggatgtacatctcagtcagggtcttgggcagctctcctccctctctggtcttcaacacatcctccagaactgtagcagtgatccagcagaagactgggatgtggcacatgatgtggaggcttcgtgatgtcttgatgtgggagatgattctgctggcctgttcctcatctctgaatctcttcctgaagtactcctccttctgtgggtcagtgaaccctctgacctctgtcaccatgtcaacacacccaggagggatctgattggccgctgcaggtcgtgtggttatccagaggcgagcagagggaagcagtttccccctgatgaggtttgtcagcagcacatccactgaggtagactctgtaacatcagtcaggatctcagtgttgtggaagtccagaggaagtcgacactcatccagaccgtcaaagatgaacacaacctggaactcttcaaacctgcagatttctttggtttcagtgaagaagtgatgaacaagttccaccaagctgaactttttctctttcagcacattcagctctctgaaagtgaatggaaatgtgaactgtatgtcctggttggctttgtcttcagcccagtccagagtgaacttctgtgttaagactgttttcccgatgccagccactccctttgtcatcactgttctgattggttcatctgcTCCTGGTGAGGGTTTAAAGaagtcttcttgtctgattgttgtttctggtctgcctggtttcctggatgctgtttcaatctgtctgacctcatgttcatcattgacctctgcagtccctccctctgtgatgtagagctctgtgtagatctgattcagaagggttgggtttcctgctttagcgatcccttcaaacacacactggaacttcttctgaaggttagatttgagtttacgctgacaaactgcagaatgactttctaaataaacacacaacaaaaaagatcatTAAATTATTTCTAAAGACAATAACACAATTTCCTTCCCCTAAAGATTGTATATAtgaacagattcatcatcatcagacttcagtaaatgtctcattgatccatcgtgttaaatctttagagaaatcctcttactgctctgcagacagtcagccagctcctcctgcttcattctcctcaggaagtgaagtgtgatcttcagaaatgcctctctgctgctcctcctctgctcttcatcctcaccatcctccctctgactttCTGGGTAGCATTCagggtaatctgaactcagaaccttctggatcttcttcagctcgttcttcacaaaactgacaatgttctcctccagcagctgaaacagaatattatgtgaatgacaacatttaacatcagatccatgttggacagattcaccactggtctgtaaagtgcagcatggagattattgtgaacagactggatgtaaaagtagttgttattcatgtacagaccataaatatggagtccaggtgtgtctgatgctgctggacagacggacctctgggaacctctgagctctcctggtccactctgtggaggaatcatgaagaatcagtcacattgtgtctgtccactcagagacaaacacaagctgaaggtcctttgagttaaagtgttgatgacatcattgaatcagatggtttcctctgacatcacagtgttggtcgtactgctgatcccactgtgaatcaacagtcagtcagtttactgggttggttcagcagcttgtctggtttagtccctcCAGCTCTTATTGACCCgtttaatactgtggacagcaacacacagctaacacaagctagctggatgctaactgtcCAGTGCAAACTGGTGAAGAGTCTCAATAAACTTGTATTCAATTGAGATTCCAACATTggagaatgaaaaaatattcattctgtctttttgtttttattatttcaaacttgattttgatatttaatttgtctgatttgtgaccTGAAAGTCTTTATcgacttttttgtgttttgcttttgtgtgaTTAACGACACAACGgcctaaatataaagataataatgaattcatcatttgtaaatataagctaTATTCATGTAGACGTGACTTGAAATACTTAACGTCTGAGTTTCAAAGTGCTCCACGtaactttaaatgtgtttgtaaaactttattatttgttgcatatttaataaatattgtaaaacagtaaaatgttctgcattcagttcatatctttgtctcaggtgtttgaactatatttaagacatcagaaaataagttgtttgtttttatatcagTCATCAGAGTTTTTTACTCTTCATATGGGTTTGGGTACCGGCCCCATGAGGTCCGGATGGGTCGGGCCCTTGTAacgtcagatataacacacagcccttcctctcctcagcagcagggtcaGATTTCAtcaggaggtgagtcactgctgtttgtccacaggaggaacactgtcctgtcagagttgtttagggacggacatgaagaaatgtgaacctgtcctttaatactaatcctgctctgacctccatcatcactctgagaacatgaagaccatcaggacaactggtcagactggatttaatgaggacagacatcaacagagagcaacaggacaacaacttactgtctgtctgacacatGTGCTTGTTTGAAAGTAATGATCGCATCCTTTGACCAGTCACTCTtaaaggacacacagctgggctcatattcaggtccaggctcaggtccaggtccaggtccaggtccagtagaggctggtctcctgttgcacagagaagaagacaacCAGAGATGTtgattcactttctagtcttcagacacagaagcttctgtccataaaatagtggaaaacatcaggaataaaccttcagagaacattggaccaaactaattcaataaagtgaaatgaagagttgaagactggttctattgggcagctttctaaagtgagaagatacatttaagtgaagaagaacgaagctgaaaataaacatcaggtttcaaaaaacatctttctccacagttaaaacatgaatcagtcacatattaatgttattaacagctcacctctttacagcaggagctggttgttctTTAAAATTAATGTCACAACCCATTGAGtcgtcactcttgaaggacacacagctgggctcaggtccaggtccaggtccaggtccaggtgcaggtccaggtccaggtccaggtccaggctcaggtccaggtccaggtcctggtccagtggttttagagggagggcctccctcctctctgtcctcacactgattcatgctgctcaactcacacacactttcatctggagaggaaacacaaatcattcatctgcacatcaactgaaatcagcctttccatcatgtctcctgtcagaacatcagctgctcctcctctgattggctgcttcatATCAGCGTCACATGAATGCTGCACTTCTACTGTCAGTCCACTAGATGGTGTCATGGAGACATGTACCAACAAGTATCTGATGATTCTGAACAAGAACCTGAACACCTACATATTATAAGTCACATCAGCTGCAGtcaacagcagcagggagaggaggagggacaggaagtccccagactcccttcagaaatcgctccatttagtgagttgttgagttaagagaACCTTTATAAACTGTGTGAAACGCTGTTAATGACACATTCTTAATGATTCTGTCCTCCTTGTAAATTCGGCCTATGTTACAGGCTCGTTTTAGggggtgctgcagccccctcagcacCTCCAGCTCCCGCATCCAGGCgaacagctgctctccagccgcgtttagtgcgtcagacagcgggagagcggcggctcgtctcggcctcctccacaggctgattcaggcaggagaagctgccttcagtcatcagtaagtggagctacacagtgacaaccactctgtgttcacacactgaCCAACTCACTCCACTTCTACTCTCATTACACCGAGTCATTAAagtgtaaaacatttcaaatgtccGTTAAATTACCTttaaacggagagaagaagctgCTGCGTCAGAGGatcagtgaaagtgaaagttaactGTAAACCGGAAACAGCAGGGGGCGGGGCTTGATGACGCAAAGACGTATATGTAGTTATTTAAAGTGTATTGATGAGTGTTGTTCAGCACATTGATCCCAACAGTGATGAGTTCAATACAAACCTTCATGCTTCATATTAATGTGGATGGAAGTTCTGTGTTAAagtgacaaactgcagcaaacaGAGCAGTTTATGATCCACACCTACTGTGtgactcaacacacacacaatcagtcacacacactcaaagtcCACATCAGGTTCAGCCCGTGGCCCGGTTCTGGAACTCCCTCTTTGTGATGTGAGCGTCCAATCAGAAGGAAGGAAAACagacttctttgtgtttttgtgttgagaaacaaatgatgaaataagCCGTCAGTGTTTCACTTCCTGGTTCTGGATCGTCACCAGCAGCTGTTTCTAAACCTCTATATTCCTTTTGTTCAACAGCAGCTTTGTAAActatttaaagcatttatttgatcCATCCATCGCTCAGACTTACAGAAATATCAACTCTTTTCATTCCTACAATATATTTCATGTCTTAAGTGTCATTAACTCCACTAAAGTCCAACAACGTTGAGGTTCTTGTACTGGAACATTTCCACGttgtgctcctttaaacttgCAGTCAGTGACATTATTGAAGAAGGCAGATAAAGATAGAATGTTTTCCTTGTTGTGCAGGGTCAGGGTTGTTACGTGGGGTTCCACTGCGCCCACGCTGCAGGAAACGCCCAGCTGAAGCTGCACGACTGGGGGGTGGACTTCACCTGCTGGTGCTCCTACAAGGTGAGCTGACAGGAAGAGTCCTCCACATGTCATTCATATGAGAGTTCAggtatacagtgtgtatatgaCTGACCATTGTCTGCTCTCACTGTCTgaactcagctgctgcagctccactctCACTGGGTTTAATGGGGCCATCTTTGCTTCTGCTATCTACTTCTTCCATAGAAATCTGTGCTGCAGGTCCAAACTCTTCCttcactgatgttctgaaaataacaccTTTCATACTTTTCACTGGCCGTCACATGAAGTAGTTTGATTTCACAGCTGGATGTTTGTACTGTGTTGACTTcaagcttctctttctttctttgagcCGCTCAGAAATGAGGAGCAGAACAGgagaggtgcatgatgggagtCTGAGTCCAGCCTGTTCTGACCAGGTGA encodes the following:
- the LOC115576611 gene encoding NLR family CARD domain-containing protein 3-like — its product is MGCDINFKEQPAPAVKRRPASTGPGPGPGPEPGPEYEPSCVSFKSDWSKDAIITFKQAHVSDRQVDQESSEVPRGPSVQQHQTHLDSIFMLLEENIVSFVKNELKKIQKVLSSDYPECYPESQREDGEDEEQRRSSREAFLKITLHFLRRMKQEELADCLQSKSHSAVCQRKLKSNLQKKFQCVFEGIAKAGNPTLLNQIYTELYITEGGTAEVNDEHEVRQIETASRKPGRPETTIRQEDFFKPSPGADEPIRTVMTKGVAGIGKTVLTQKFTLDWAEDKANQDIQFTFPFTFRELNVLKEKKFSLVELVHHFFTETKEICRFEEFQVVFIFDGLDECRLPLDFHNTEILTDVTESTSVDVLLTNLIRGKLLPSARLWITTRPAAANQIPPGCVDMVTEVRGFTDPQKEEYFRKRFRDEEQASRIISHIKTSRSLHIMCHIPVFCWITATVLEDVLKTREGGELPKTLTEMYIHFLVVQAKLKNVKYDRGAETDPHWTPESRKMIESLGKLAFDQLQKGNLIFYESDLTECGIDIRAASVYSGVFTQIFKEESGLYQDKVFCFIHLSVQEFLAALHVHLTFITSGVNLLAEEETADHQSAETCLYQSAVDQALQSPNGHLDLFLRFLLGLSLQTNQTLLRGLQTQTGSSSKNNQKTVKYIKKKFSENLSAERSINLFHCLNELNDRSLVEEIQQYLSSGSLSTDYLSPAQWSALVFILLSSGKDLDVFDLKKYSASEEALLRLLPVFKASNKVLLSGCNLSERSCEALSSVLSSQSSSLRELDLSNNNLQDSGVKRLSVELRSPHCVLETLRLSGCLITEEGCTSLASALDSNPSHLRELDLSYNHPGDSGIKQLSARLEDPGWRLDTLRVEPAGVRWLTPGLRKYSCELTVDTNTVNREIKLSDNNRKMTRVEEDQSYPDHPERFDSFCPQLLCRTGLTGRCYWEVKWRGNVSISVSYRRISRKGVSKDCEFGGNDQSWSLRCFNDGHYSVWHNNRPTDISSSSSSSSSSSSSSSSSSGRVAVYVDCPAGTLSFYRVSSDSLIHLHTFNTTFTEPLYPGFGLDWSSSGSSVRLCGV